One Spinacia oleracea cultivar Varoflay chromosome 4, BTI_SOV_V1, whole genome shotgun sequence DNA segment encodes these proteins:
- the LOC110798280 gene encoding uncharacterized protein isoform X2 encodes MQKKKDGFFSKMGKIHFFNCFSSLFPSHNLSSPSLQILLYPGAIVNAVINGINIPSYDHLLEVYNFTHIKEASAIIDLRHLEILAGSYFCVTGAILGLLKYTRLSLFGMLLLIWGLIKEVIKQKSTCLNTCQLTQVYPIMLVALITALSSVKSDVRVIIRSFQAHYSATAAVEMHEHVKKRKKDREMKRLEWNVNYVNNNAKTPRSTKVAQEGITNTFY; translated from the exons atgcaaaagaaaaaagatgGGTTCTTCTCGAAAATGGGCAAAATCCATTTCTTCAATTGCTTCTCGTCTTTATTTCCTTCTCATAATCTTTCAAGTCCCTCTCTTCAG ATCCTTCTTTATCCAGGCGCAATTGTGAATGCTGTCATCAATGGTATAAACATTCCTAGTTATGATCATCTGCTTGAAGTTTATAACTTTACTCATATAAAAGAGGCTTCTGCAATCATTGATCTTAGGCATCTTGAG ATATTAGCAGGAAGCTACTTCTGTGTAACCGGAGCAATACTTGGTCTATTGAAGTACACCAGATTAAGCTTGTTTGGGATGTTACTACTTATCTGGGGTTTGATTAAGGAAGTCATTAAGCAAAAATCAACTTGCTTAAACACTTGTCAGTTAACCCAAGTTTATCCAATCATGTTAGTAGCTTTAATTACGGCATTATCATCTGTTAAAAGTGATGTAAGAGTCATAATAAGAAGCTTTCAAGCTCACTATTCTGCAACAGCAGCTGTTGAGATGCATGAACATGTAAAGAAGAGGAAGAAAGATAGGGAGATGAAGAGGCTTGAATGGAATGTTAATTATGTTAACAATAATGCTAAAACTCCTAGGTCTACAAAAGTTGCACAAGAAGGCATTACTAATACATTTTACTGA
- the LOC110798280 gene encoding uncharacterized protein isoform X1: protein MGSSRKWAKSISSIASRLYFLLIIFQVPLFRVPCRSGICINPVQVTSSQLIASEILPVSCVKILLYPGAIVNAVINGINIPSYDHLLEVYNFTHIKEASAIIDLRHLEILAGSYFCVTGAILGLLKYTRLSLFGMLLLIWGLIKEVIKQKSTCLNTCQLTQVYPIMLVALITALSSVKSDVRVIIRSFQAHYSATAAVEMHEHVKKRKKDREMKRLEWNVNYVNNNAKTPRSTKVAQEGITNTFY, encoded by the exons atgGGTTCTTCTCGAAAATGGGCAAAATCCATTTCTTCAATTGCTTCTCGTCTTTATTTCCTTCTCATAATCTTTCAAGTCCCTCTCTTCAG GGTTCCATGTCGAAGTGGAATATGCATAAATCCGGTCCAAGTAACTTCTTCTCAACTAATAGCAAGTGAAATCTTGCCTGTTTCATGTGTGAAGATCCTTCTTTATCCAGGCGCAATTGTGAATGCTGTCATCAATGGTATAAACATTCCTAGTTATGATCATCTGCTTGAAGTTTATAACTTTACTCATATAAAAGAGGCTTCTGCAATCATTGATCTTAGGCATCTTGAG ATATTAGCAGGAAGCTACTTCTGTGTAACCGGAGCAATACTTGGTCTATTGAAGTACACCAGATTAAGCTTGTTTGGGATGTTACTACTTATCTGGGGTTTGATTAAGGAAGTCATTAAGCAAAAATCAACTTGCTTAAACACTTGTCAGTTAACCCAAGTTTATCCAATCATGTTAGTAGCTTTAATTACGGCATTATCATCTGTTAAAAGTGATGTAAGAGTCATAATAAGAAGCTTTCAAGCTCACTATTCTGCAACAGCAGCTGTTGAGATGCATGAACATGTAAAGAAGAGGAAGAAAGATAGGGAGATGAAGAGGCTTGAATGGAATGTTAATTATGTTAACAATAATGCTAAAACTCCTAGGTCTACAAAAGTTGCACAAGAAGGCATTACTAATACATTTTACTGA